A portion of the Novosphingobium sp. KA1 genome contains these proteins:
- a CDS encoding phosphopantothenoylcysteine decarboxylase has translation MSGPRILLVVGGGIAAYKACELVRHIRKEGGEVTCVLTEGGSHFVTPMALAALSERPVFTSLWDLKNEVEMGHIQLSREADLVVVCPATADLMAKMASGIADDLATTMMLATDKPVMAVPAMNVRMWQHPATMRNVQILREAGVDVMEPDEGTMACGEFGPGRLPDPIAIWQRIAWALGLGPVEVAPLPGSIPALPQSEAYPEVGLDLADPFPWQPQFAAPEPEPSAEEAPSDSFGLGGLSGSMISRGLQKAKQAIRFGAEDAAAADPLGGGGAIADPAAGLLIARKGAARSAPPTDPAAINHTVSPAPAPQPFGGAAFGAAPFEKPANGPLSGRHVLVTAGPTWEPIDPVRYIANRSSGKQGFAIAAAAAAAGARVTLVAGPVHLPTPPGVDRVDVESAQQMADAVKQALPADIGVMVAAVADWRTISVAKDKLKKRGSAPPALLLTENPDILASVAARPDRPPLLIGFAAETEDVIRYAKEKRKRKGADWIIANDVSGDVMGGDVNAVHIVRGDDVISLPEMPKEEVARLLVERFADALPRH, from the coding sequence ATGAGTGGTCCCCGTATTCTCCTGGTCGTCGGCGGCGGCATCGCGGCCTACAAGGCCTGCGAACTCGTGCGCCATATCCGCAAGGAAGGCGGCGAGGTGACTTGCGTGCTGACCGAGGGCGGATCGCACTTCGTCACCCCGATGGCGCTGGCGGCGCTGTCGGAGCGGCCGGTCTTCACCTCGCTCTGGGACCTCAAGAACGAGGTCGAGATGGGTCATATCCAGCTCAGCCGCGAGGCCGACCTGGTGGTGGTCTGCCCGGCGACGGCGGACCTCATGGCCAAGATGGCCTCGGGCATTGCCGATGACCTTGCCACCACGATGATGCTGGCGACCGACAAGCCGGTCATGGCCGTGCCGGCGATGAACGTGCGCATGTGGCAGCACCCGGCGACCATGCGCAACGTGCAGATCCTGCGCGAGGCGGGCGTCGACGTGATGGAGCCCGACGAGGGCACGATGGCCTGCGGCGAGTTCGGCCCCGGCCGCCTGCCCGATCCCATCGCGATCTGGCAGCGCATCGCCTGGGCGCTCGGGCTGGGGCCGGTGGAAGTGGCGCCGCTGCCGGGGTCTATTCCCGCTTTGCCGCAATCGGAGGCCTATCCCGAAGTCGGCCTCGATCTTGCCGACCCGTTCCCCTGGCAGCCGCAGTTCGCCGCGCCCGAACCCGAGCCGAGCGCCGAGGAGGCGCCGTCGGACAGCTTCGGTCTGGGCGGCCTCAGCGGTTCGATGATCAGCCGGGGCCTGCAGAAGGCCAAGCAGGCGATCCGCTTCGGCGCCGAGGACGCAGCCGCTGCCGATCCGCTCGGCGGCGGCGGGGCGATTGCCGATCCGGCAGCGGGCCTGCTGATCGCGCGCAAGGGCGCCGCCCGCTCGGCGCCGCCGACCGATCCGGCCGCGATCAACCACACCGTCTCCCCGGCTCCGGCGCCGCAGCCGTTCGGCGGTGCGGCGTTCGGTGCGGCTCCGTTCGAGAAGCCGGCCAACGGTCCGCTCTCGGGCCGCCATGTGCTGGTGACGGCGGGGCCGACCTGGGAACCGATCGATCCGGTGCGCTACATCGCCAACCGGTCTTCCGGCAAGCAGGGCTTCGCGATTGCCGCCGCCGCCGCTGCGGCCGGTGCGCGGGTCACGCTGGTGGCCGGGCCCGTCCATCTGCCGACCCCGCCGGGGGTCGACCGGGTCGACGTCGAAAGCGCGCAGCAGATGGCCGATGCGGTGAAGCAGGCGCTGCCCGCCGATATCGGCGTGATGGTGGCCGCCGTGGCCGACTGGCGCACGATCAGCGTCGCCAAGGACAAGCTCAAGAAGCGCGGCTCGGCCCCGCCGGCGCTGCTGCTGACCGAAAACCCCGACATTCTCGCCAGCGTTGCCGCGCGGCCCGACCGGCCGCCGCTGCTGATCGGCTTTGCCGCCGAGACCGAGGACGTGATCCGCTACGCCAAGGAAAAGCGCAAGCGCAAGGGCGCGGACTGGATCATTGCCAACGACGTCTCCGGCGATGTCATGGGCGGCGACGTCAATGCCGTTCACATCGTGCGCGGCGACGACGTGATCTCCCTTCCCGAAATGCCCAAGGAGGAGGTCGCGCGCCTCCTCGTCGAAAGGTTCGCAGATGCACTCCCCCGCCACTGA
- the ubiB gene encoding 2-polyprenylphenol 6-hydroxylase has product MTGSTTHILRLLKWGRVLARHGALRGIENDRNAPVQVKRLCRIARFGARQPVEPDYAGAFQEIGPAAIKLGQALATRPDLVGEGPARNLLTLQDSLPPVAFSEIRRVIETSFGRPLEQVYASIEEQPVGAASIAQVHRAVTPDGRTVAVKVLRPGIREQFAEDVETYEWAAAHLEALGGEAARLRPRAVVANLKRWTLRELDLRREAASASELAEVMHGIHGYRVPGIDWDRTNGQVLTVEWIGATKMSDIAALRAAGHDLPKLARKLVLTFLTQAISCGFFHADMHQGNLFVEGSGEEGATIVAIDFGIMGRINRQARLWLAEILYGLTTGNYRRVAEIHFEAQYVPSYHTVEEFATALRAVGEPMRGKPVSELSVGQMLDGLFAITRDFDMAVQPHLLLLQKTMVMVEGLATALDPDINMWDVAAPFVKSWIRDELGPEAVIADRLREDLGTLFRLPALVRRIEEKFPAKGGAPEQAPLPEVDLIWSPGRERKPQSNHWAGYALAAILGGGAAWALTYWTLLAG; this is encoded by the coding sequence GTGACAGGTTCGACCACGCATATCCTGCGGCTCCTCAAGTGGGGCCGCGTCCTTGCGCGCCACGGGGCGCTGCGCGGGATCGAGAATGACCGCAATGCCCCGGTCCAGGTCAAGCGCCTGTGCCGCATCGCCCGCTTCGGCGCGCGCCAGCCGGTCGAGCCGGACTATGCCGGTGCCTTTCAGGAAATCGGCCCGGCGGCGATCAAGCTGGGGCAGGCGCTGGCCACCCGGCCAGACCTTGTCGGCGAAGGTCCCGCGCGCAACCTGCTGACCTTGCAGGACAGCCTGCCGCCGGTCGCCTTCTCCGAAATCCGCCGGGTGATCGAGACCAGCTTCGGGCGTCCGCTCGAACAGGTCTACGCCTCGATCGAGGAGCAGCCGGTCGGCGCCGCCTCGATCGCGCAGGTCCACCGCGCGGTGACGCCGGACGGGCGCACGGTTGCGGTCAAGGTGCTGCGCCCGGGCATTCGCGAGCAGTTTGCCGAGGACGTCGAGACCTACGAATGGGCCGCCGCGCACCTCGAGGCGCTGGGCGGCGAGGCGGCCCGCCTGCGCCCGCGCGCGGTCGTCGCCAATCTCAAGCGCTGGACCCTGCGCGAGCTGGACTTGCGCCGCGAGGCCGCATCGGCCTCCGAACTCGCCGAAGTCATGCACGGCATCCACGGCTACCGCGTGCCCGGCATCGACTGGGACCGCACCAATGGCCAGGTGCTGACGGTCGAGTGGATCGGCGCCACCAAGATGAGCGACATCGCCGCGCTCAGGGCAGCGGGCCACGACCTGCCCAAGCTGGCGCGCAAGCTGGTGCTGACGTTCCTCACGCAGGCGATTTCCTGCGGCTTCTTCCATGCCGACATGCACCAGGGCAACCTGTTCGTGGAAGGCAGCGGGGAAGAGGGGGCGACGATCGTCGCCATCGACTTCGGCATCATGGGCCGGATCAACCGGCAGGCGCGGCTGTGGCTGGCGGAAATCCTCTACGGCCTCACCACCGGCAATTACCGCCGCGTCGCCGAGATCCATTTCGAGGCGCAGTACGTGCCCAGCTACCACACGGTGGAAGAGTTCGCGACCGCGCTGCGCGCCGTGGGCGAGCCGATGCGCGGCAAGCCGGTGTCCGAGCTCTCGGTCGGGCAGATGCTCGACGGGCTCTTCGCGATCACCCGCGACTTCGACATGGCCGTGCAGCCGCACCTGCTGCTGCTGCAGAAGACCATGGTCATGGTCGAGGGGCTGGCGACCGCGCTCGATCCCGACATCAACATGTGGGACGTCGCCGCGCCTTTCGTGAAAAGCTGGATCCGCGACGAACTCGGCCCCGAGGCGGTGATCGCCGACCGTCTGCGCGAAGACCTCGGCACCCTGTTCCGCCTGCCCGCGCTGGTGCGGCGGATCGAGGAGAAGTTCCCGGCCAAGGGCGGGGCGCCCGAACAGGCGCCGCTGCCCGAAGTCGACCTAATCTGGTCGCCCGGCCGCGAGCGTAAACCTCAAAGTAACCATTGGGCGGGTTATGCTCTGGCGGCAATCCTGGGGGGCGGTGCTGCATGGGCGTTGACGTATTGGACACTGCTGGCGGGCTGA
- a CDS encoding class I SAM-dependent methyltransferase, whose protein sequence is MSETVSFGYEDVATDEKEARVGAVFSSVARKYDVMNDAMSVGMHRLWKDKFVRRVKPHRDEQILDMAGGTGDIAFRMAAQGASVTVSDINQDMLDVGVERAMERGIDGLVWSRQNAEELSFPTRHFDAYTIAFGIRNVTHIDKALAEAHRVLKFGGRFFCLEFSTTEWPGFKEVYDAYSHRLVPKIGQAIAGDADSYRYLIESIRRFPKMPEFEKMIREAGFRHTKVEPIMGGLVAIHSGWKV, encoded by the coding sequence ATGAGCGAAACGGTTTCCTTCGGCTACGAGGATGTGGCCACCGACGAGAAGGAGGCGCGCGTCGGCGCCGTCTTCTCCAGCGTTGCACGCAAGTATGACGTGATGAACGATGCCATGTCCGTGGGCATGCACCGTCTGTGGAAGGACAAGTTCGTGCGGCGCGTGAAGCCGCACCGCGACGAGCAGATCCTCGACATGGCGGGCGGCACCGGCGACATCGCCTTCCGCATGGCCGCGCAGGGGGCCTCGGTCACCGTGTCGGACATCAACCAGGACATGCTCGACGTCGGCGTCGAGCGGGCGATGGAACGCGGCATCGACGGGCTCGTCTGGTCGCGCCAGAACGCCGAGGAACTCTCGTTTCCCACCCGTCACTTCGATGCCTACACGATCGCCTTCGGCATCCGTAACGTCACCCATATCGACAAGGCGCTGGCCGAGGCGCACCGCGTGCTCAAGTTCGGCGGCCGCTTCTTCTGCCTCGAATTCTCGACCACCGAATGGCCCGGCTTCAAGGAAGTCTACGATGCCTATTCGCACCGCCTGGTGCCGAAGATCGGGCAGGCCATCGCCGGGGACGCCGATTCCTACCGCTATCTGATCGAATCGATCCGTCGTTTCCCGAAGATGCCCGAATTCGAGAAGATGATCCGCGAAGCCGGCTTCAGGCACACCAAGGTCGAGCCGATCATGGGCGGCCTCGTGGCGATCCACTCGGGCTGGAAGGTCTGA
- a CDS encoding DMT family transporter translates to MEENRSNFRAFAMLGLVMLFWAGNSITGRAVRDDIPPFTLAFGRWLIAVAALLPFALGPLRREWRAVVAGWQWIAVLGVLGVVCFNGFIYKGLHYTTAANALLLQAAIPAVVTVLDRVLFGGRPGKLHVLGVAVSTLGVVAIVFKGDPAALMSLSFGRGDALVFCAVAAWSFYTVLLRKRPPVPPAVFLLLTFTLGALAMAPLSMMEAASGQAVRWSPHALAAFAYVGLFPSAVAYFIYNRATADLGAARAGQAITLMPLFGALLSALLLGERLMPYHFAGMALILAGIVFSALALRRIKTG, encoded by the coding sequence ATGGAAGAGAACCGCTCCAATTTCCGTGCCTTTGCCATGCTTGGCCTCGTCATGCTGTTCTGGGCGGGCAACTCGATCACCGGGCGGGCGGTGCGAGACGACATCCCGCCGTTCACGCTTGCTTTCGGGCGCTGGCTGATCGCGGTGGCGGCGCTGCTGCCCTTTGCACTGGGGCCGCTGCGGCGCGAGTGGCGCGCGGTGGTGGCCGGATGGCAGTGGATCGCGGTGCTGGGGGTGCTGGGCGTCGTCTGCTTCAACGGCTTCATCTACAAGGGCCTGCATTACACGACCGCCGCCAATGCCCTGCTGCTGCAGGCGGCGATCCCCGCCGTCGTCACCGTGCTGGACCGGGTGCTGTTCGGCGGGCGGCCCGGAAAGCTGCATGTCCTTGGCGTGGCCGTCTCGACGCTGGGGGTTGTCGCCATCGTCTTCAAGGGCGATCCGGCGGCGCTGATGAGCCTGAGCTTCGGGCGCGGCGATGCCCTGGTGTTCTGCGCGGTGGCGGCATGGTCGTTCTATACGGTGCTCTTGCGCAAGCGCCCGCCGGTGCCGCCGGCGGTGTTCCTGCTGCTGACCTTCACGCTGGGCGCGCTGGCGATGGCGCCGCTTTCGATGATGGAGGCGGCGAGCGGGCAGGCGGTGCGCTGGAGCCCCCATGCGCTGGCCGCCTTCGCCTATGTCGGCCTGTTTCCTTCGGCGGTGGCTTATTTCATCTACAACCGCGCGACCGCCGATCTGGGCGCGGCCCGGGCGGGGCAGGCGATCACGCTGATGCCGCTGTTCGGCGCGCTGCTTTCCGCGCTGCTGCTGGGGGAGCGGCTGATGCCCTACCACTTCGCGGGCATGGCGCTGATTCTGGCGGGGATCGTGTTCTCGGCGCTGGCGCTGCGTCGCATAAAGACTGGTTGA
- the mutM gene encoding bifunctional DNA-formamidopyrimidine glycosylase/DNA-(apurinic or apyrimidinic site) lyase — protein MPELPEVETTVRGLARYLEGERIARVTLNRADLRRPFPPDLVQVMTGARVTAMGRRAKYGLIHTDRDQTMVFHLGMSGRWRIEPEKPEKHDHLVIETGSGHVLALNDARRFGSVDLVPTATLDTWGPFAALGPEPLGEGLTAAHLKSHLAGRIAPIKQMLLDQQLVAGLGNIYVCEALFRSGIRPDRESGRVTLPALKRLVPAIREVLSESIAAGGSTIRDYAQPNGELGYFATSWQVYGREGQPCLCGGTVRRFVQGGRSTFWCPKCQK, from the coding sequence ATGCCAGAGCTTCCAGAAGTCGAAACCACCGTGCGCGGCCTCGCCCGCTATCTCGAGGGCGAGCGGATCGCCCGCGTCACCCTCAACCGCGCCGACTTGCGCCGCCCGTTCCCGCCCGACCTCGTGCAGGTCATGACCGGCGCGCGTGTCACCGCGATGGGCCGGCGCGCCAAATACGGCCTCATCCATACCGACCGCGACCAGACCATGGTGTTCCACCTCGGCATGTCCGGCCGCTGGCGAATCGAACCCGAGAAACCGGAAAAGCACGATCATCTGGTGATCGAGACGGGCTCGGGCCATGTGCTGGCGCTCAACGATGCGCGGCGCTTCGGCTCGGTGGACCTGGTACCCACCGCCACGCTCGATACGTGGGGCCCCTTCGCCGCGCTCGGCCCCGAACCGCTCGGCGAGGGCCTGACGGCAGCCCATCTCAAAAGCCATCTTGCCGGGCGAATCGCCCCGATCAAGCAGATGCTGCTCGACCAGCAGTTGGTGGCCGGACTCGGCAACATCTATGTCTGCGAGGCGCTGTTCCGCTCCGGCATCCGGCCCGACAGGGAATCGGGACGCGTCACCCTCCCCGCGCTCAAGAGACTGGTCCCGGCGATTCGCGAGGTGCTGTCCGAATCGATCGCGGCGGGCGGCTCGACGATCCGCGACTACGCCCAACCCAACGGAGAACTGGGCTATTTCGCGACTTCGTGGCAGGTCTATGGACGCGAAGGCCAGCCTTGCCTATGTGGCGGCACCGTTCGGCGCTTCGTCCAGGGTGGACGCAGCACGTTCTGGTGCCCGAAATGCCAGAAATAG
- the rpsT gene encoding 30S ribosomal protein S20: MANTPQARKRIRRNERRAEINTNRVSRIRTFVKKVEAAIAGGDKTAASAALKEAQPELARGVARGVLHKNTAARKFSRLTKAVSAL; the protein is encoded by the coding sequence ATGGCCAATACGCCGCAAGCCCGCAAGCGCATCCGTCGCAACGAGCGCCGCGCCGAGATCAATACCAACCGCGTCAGCCGCATCCGTACCTTCGTCAAGAAGGTCGAGGCCGCGATCGCCGGTGGTGACAAGACCGCTGCTTCGGCCGCGCTCAAGGAAGCCCAGCCCGAGCTGGCACGCGGCGTTGCCCGCGGTGTGCTTCACAAGAACACCGCAGCGCGCAAGTTCTCGCGCCTGACCAAGGCCGTCTCGGCTCTCTGA
- the dnaA gene encoding chromosomal replication initiator protein DnaA — MEEDQEAVNLAADWADISQGLRKDLGQQAHSQWIKPIQPGNYCKETGTLDLYLPTEFSANWVADRFADRLSLAWKIARPDVRHVRVLVHPGRRQLPELRLGGGGARPASAPANDSAQGSADPISAVLAGEAFAALGQGPAGIDASQTFSSFVTGQSNVLACNAAQRMAATETPQFSPLYLKGATGQGKTHLLHAIGHAYLQHHPHARIFYCSAERFMVEFVQALRQNQMIEFKSRLRGFDLLLVDDIQFIIGKASAQEELLYTIDALLQEGKRLVFAADRAPQALDGVEPRLLSRLSMGLVADIQPADIELRRSILQNRLGRFASVDVPSDVIEFLARTINRNVRELVGGLNKLIAYAQLTGQAVSLQLAEEQLTDILSANRRRITIDEIQRTVCQFYRIDRTEMSSKRRARAVVRPRQVAMYLAKVLTPRSYPEIGRKFGGRDHSTVIHAVRLIEELRTRDADMDGDVRSLLRQLES; from the coding sequence ATGGAAGAGGATCAGGAAGCCGTGAATCTGGCGGCCGACTGGGCGGACATCAGCCAGGGTTTACGCAAGGATCTGGGTCAGCAGGCCCACAGCCAGTGGATCAAGCCGATCCAGCCGGGCAACTACTGCAAGGAAACCGGCACGCTCGATCTCTACCTGCCCACCGAGTTTTCGGCGAACTGGGTCGCGGACCGTTTTGCGGACCGCCTCTCGCTGGCATGGAAGATCGCCCGTCCCGACGTGCGCCACGTGCGTGTGCTTGTGCATCCGGGTCGCCGCCAGCTTCCCGAACTGCGCCTTGGCGGCGGCGGCGCCCGTCCGGCCAGCGCTCCTGCCAATGATTCGGCACAGGGCAGCGCGGACCCGATCTCGGCCGTGCTCGCCGGCGAAGCCTTCGCGGCCCTGGGCCAGGGCCCTGCCGGCATCGACGCCTCGCAGACTTTCTCGAGCTTCGTGACCGGCCAGTCGAACGTGCTGGCCTGCAACGCCGCGCAGCGCATGGCCGCCACCGAAACGCCGCAGTTCTCGCCGCTCTATCTCAAGGGCGCGACCGGCCAGGGCAAGACCCACCTGCTGCACGCGATCGGCCACGCCTATCTCCAGCACCACCCCCATGCGCGGATCTTCTACTGCTCGGCCGAGCGCTTCATGGTCGAATTTGTCCAGGCGCTGCGCCAGAACCAGATGATCGAGTTCAAGTCGCGCCTGCGCGGTTTCGACCTGCTGCTGGTGGACGACATCCAGTTCATCATCGGCAAGGCCTCGGCGCAGGAAGAACTGCTCTACACGATCGATGCGCTGCTGCAGGAAGGCAAGCGCCTGGTCTTTGCCGCCGACCGTGCGCCCCAGGCGCTCGACGGCGTCGAGCCGCGCCTGCTCTCGCGCCTGTCGATGGGCCTGGTTGCCGACATCCAGCCGGCCGACATCGAACTGCGCCGCTCGATCCTCCAGAATCGCCTCGGCCGCTTCGCTTCGGTCGACGTGCCTTCGGACGTCATCGAGTTCCTTGCCCGCACCATCAACCGCAACGTGCGTGAACTGGTCGGCGGCCTCAACAAGCTGATCGCCTATGCCCAGCTGACCGGCCAGGCCGTGTCGCTGCAGCTGGCCGAGGAACAGCTGACCGACATCCTCTCGGCCAACCGCCGCCGCATCACGATCGACGAGATCCAGCGCACGGTCTGCCAGTTCTACCGGATCGACCGGACCGAGATGAGCTCGAAGCGCCGCGCCCGCGCGGTGGTGCGTCCGCGCCAGGTGGCGATGTACCTCGCCAAGGTGCTGACGCCGCGCTCCTACCCGGAGATCGGCCGCAAGTTCGGTGGCCGCGATCACTCGACGGTGATCCACGCCGTGCGCCTGATCGAGGAACTGCGCACGCGCGATGCCGACATGGACGGCGACGTCCGTTCGCTGCTGCGCCAGCTGGAGTCCTGA
- a CDS encoding GGDEF domain-containing protein has protein sequence MRFYRATSFLFPRHYEWRILLVCFGAVHLPLIAAILVQAMTGDWQIRTLLVLLGATLAGTVLGMLAIRALLAPVGEATAMLRAAQHGARLGRVPEGGDDLVGQLLTAVATSAAANAARTEQLVEAAARDPLTGLRNRRGFLDSSERVLIGEGNSVLAMIDIDHFKSVNDRFGHAAGDALLRAVGQRLERGLRHSDMAARWGGEEFVVLLPNTQLDEARLVMERLRANVALDPLLGPESTGNTWPVTFSCGLATLRSFAQLGDAAHRADAALYAAKSNGRNRVHVAESA, from the coding sequence ATGCGCTTCTACCGGGCCACGTCCTTCCTGTTTCCGCGTCACTACGAATGGCGCATCCTCCTCGTATGTTTTGGCGCGGTGCATCTGCCGCTGATCGCCGCCATCCTTGTCCAGGCCATGACCGGCGACTGGCAGATTCGCACCCTCCTGGTCCTGCTCGGCGCGACGCTGGCCGGAACCGTGCTGGGCATGCTGGCGATCCGGGCCCTGCTGGCCCCGGTCGGCGAAGCCACCGCCATGCTGCGCGCGGCCCAGCACGGCGCGCGCCTGGGCCGGGTGCCCGAGGGTGGTGACGACCTGGTCGGCCAGTTGCTCACCGCCGTTGCCACTTCGGCCGCGGCCAACGCGGCCCGCACCGAGCAACTGGTCGAAGCCGCCGCGCGCGACCCGCTGACGGGCCTGCGCAACCGCCGCGGGTTTCTCGATTCCTCGGAACGCGTGCTGATCGGCGAGGGCAATTCGGTGCTGGCGATGATCGACATCGACCACTTCAAGTCGGTCAACGACCGCTTCGGCCATGCCGCCGGCGATGCGCTGCTGCGCGCGGTCGGCCAGCGGCTCGAGCGCGGGCTGCGCCACAGCGATATGGCGGCGCGCTGGGGCGGCGAGGAATTTGTCGTTCTCCTGCCCAATACCCAGCTCGACGAGGCGCGGCTGGTGATGGAACGGCTGCGCGCCAATGTCGCGCTCGATCCGCTGCTTGGGCCCGAGAGCACCGGCAATACCTGGCCGGTCACCTTCTCCTGCGGGCTGGCGACGCTGCGCAGCTTTGCCCAGCTCGGCGATGCCGCCCACCGCGCCGACGCCGCGCTCTATGCCGCCAAGAGCAATGGCCGCAACCGCGTGCACGTGGCCGAAAGCGCCTGA
- a CDS encoding DUF983 domain-containing protein yields the protein MTLPATYGQAALRGMRCRCPRCGEGLLFRKWLKPLDRCPACMLDLTPQRADDFPAYIAMIVTGHLMAPVIIMLSKDFAMGVAGMFAIVVPLAVVMMLAMLQPAKGGVIATQWWFGMHGFMKERLPAAETGPAAHPGEAGQE from the coding sequence ATGACGCTTCCCGCCACTTACGGCCAGGCCGCGCTGCGCGGCATGCGTTGCCGGTGCCCGCGCTGCGGCGAAGGCCTGCTGTTTCGCAAGTGGCTCAAGCCGCTGGACCGCTGCCCGGCCTGCATGCTCGACCTGACGCCCCAGCGCGCCGACGACTTCCCGGCCTATATCGCCATGATCGTGACCGGACACCTGATGGCGCCGGTGATCATCATGCTCTCCAAGGACTTCGCGATGGGCGTGGCCGGCATGTTCGCTATCGTCGTGCCGCTGGCGGTGGTCATGATGCTGGCGATGCTGCAACCGGCCAAGGGCGGCGTGATCGCCACCCAGTGGTGGTTCGGCATGCATGGTTTCATGAAGGAACGCCTGCCTGCGGCCGAAACCGGCCCTGCGGCCCATCCCGGCGAGGCAGGACAAGAATGA
- a CDS encoding HesA/MoeB/ThiF family protein, giving the protein MTLSPERLARFARHIVLPEVGGAGQVALADAHVVLVGCGGIGSPALQYLAAAGIGRLTLVDDDTVDVSNLQRQTIYAPSDIGKPKAEAAAEWVRRFDLGLEVLPHVTRLGDDNVAEILSGASVVLDGCDNFATRLRVSDCCVNLGIPLSTAAIGRFQGQVANFAGHLPGEACYRCFVGDAFDAQDCDTCAADGVLGAMAGMVGTFAAMHAMRVLLAGRSALGEPQFGTLHLIDGMAPAMRPLRIAKDPGCSACGVQAVLPS; this is encoded by the coding sequence ATGACGCTCTCGCCAGAACGCCTTGCGCGCTTCGCGCGGCACATCGTCCTGCCCGAAGTGGGCGGCGCGGGTCAGGTGGCGCTGGCCGATGCCCATGTGGTCCTGGTCGGCTGCGGCGGGATCGGCAGCCCTGCGCTCCAGTACCTCGCCGCAGCCGGGATAGGACGCCTGACGCTGGTCGACGACGACACGGTGGACGTCAGCAACCTGCAACGCCAGACGATTTACGCGCCATCGGATATCGGCAAGCCTAAAGCGGAAGCGGCGGCCGAATGGGTGCGGCGCTTTGATCTTGGCCTTGAAGTCCTGCCGCACGTAACGCGCCTTGGGGATGACAACGTGGCAGAGATACTCTCCGGCGCGAGCGTCGTACTCGACGGCTGTGACAACTTCGCGACTCGCCTGCGGGTGTCAGATTGCTGCGTCAATCTCGGCATTCCCCTCAGCACGGCGGCAATCGGCCGGTTTCAGGGGCAGGTCGCCAATTTCGCCGGACATCTGCCGGGCGAGGCCTGCTACCGCTGCTTCGTGGGTGACGCTTTCGATGCGCAGGACTGCGACACGTGCGCGGCGGACGGGGTGCTGGGGGCGATGGCCGGCATGGTCGGCACGTTTGCGGCGATGCACGCCATGCGCGTGCTGCTGGCGGGCCGGTCGGCGCTGGGCGAGCCGCAGTTCGGCACCCTGCACCTGATCGACGGCATGGCCCCTGCGATGCGGCCGCTGAGGATTGCCAAGGATCCGGGCTGTTCGGCCTGCGGCGTTCAGGCAGTCCTACCGTCGTAA
- a CDS encoding GFA family protein codes for MTCRGTCHCGAVTLELADTPHEVCDCNCSVCHRLGTLWSYHSPANVRIEGELVGYQTGENVLTFWHCPQCGCTTHWSAVDPAKDRMGVNMRLFAPELLAGLSVYSYDGRTA; via the coding sequence ATGACCTGCCGGGGAACCTGCCACTGCGGCGCCGTTACACTGGAACTGGCGGACACGCCGCACGAGGTCTGCGACTGCAACTGCTCGGTCTGCCACCGGTTGGGGACGCTGTGGTCCTATCACAGCCCCGCGAACGTGCGGATCGAGGGCGAACTCGTGGGCTATCAGACCGGCGAGAACGTGCTGACCTTCTGGCACTGCCCGCAATGCGGCTGCACCACGCACTGGAGCGCGGTCGATCCGGCGAAGGACCGGATGGGCGTGAACATGCGCCTGTTTGCGCCCGAACTGCTCGCCGGGCTATCGGTCTACAGTTACGACGGTAGGACTGCCTGA
- a CDS encoding NAD-dependent deacylase: MKDIRNIVILTGAGVSAESGIDTFRDGGGLWEQHRVEDVATPEAFARDPDLVLRFYDMRRESIQTKQPNAAHHALARLDREWEGDLLIVTQNVDDLHERAGAKRVLHMHGEHLNAWCTACDARVPWTGPLIGRPACPECGAAALRPDIVWFGEMPYHMDAIFAALERADLFVSIGTSGAVYPAAGFVRNAREFGAETLELNLEPSQGTFWFDEARHGLASELVAAWVDEVLGA, translated from the coding sequence ATGAAGGACATCCGCAACATCGTCATCCTCACCGGCGCGGGCGTAAGCGCCGAAAGCGGCATCGACACCTTTCGGGATGGCGGCGGCTTGTGGGAGCAGCACCGGGTGGAGGACGTGGCGACGCCCGAGGCTTTTGCCCGCGATCCCGACCTCGTGCTGCGTTTCTACGACATGCGGCGCGAGTCGATCCAGACCAAGCAGCCCAACGCCGCCCACCACGCGCTGGCCAGACTGGACCGGGAGTGGGAGGGCGACCTGCTGATCGTCACCCAGAACGTCGATGACCTGCACGAGCGGGCAGGAGCCAAACGCGTGCTCCACATGCACGGCGAGCATCTCAATGCCTGGTGCACCGCCTGCGACGCGCGCGTGCCCTGGACCGGGCCGCTGATCGGCCGTCCGGCCTGTCCCGAATGCGGCGCGGCCGCGCTCAGGCCCGACATCGTCTGGTTCGGGGAAATGCCCTACCACATGGACGCAATCTTCGCGGCACTGGAGCGGGCGGACCTGTTTGTCTCCATCGGCACTTCGGGCGCGGTCTATCCGGCTGCCGGCTTCGTGCGCAACGCGCGCGAATTCGGGGCGGAGACGCTGGAACTCAACCTCGAACCCTCGCAAGGCACTTTCTGGTTCGACGAGGCGCGCCATGGCCTTGCGAGTGAACTGGTCGCGGCATGGGTGGACGAAGTGCTCGGCGCATGA